In Parerythrobacter aestuarii, the sequence ATCCATGCGAAGCAGGCCTAGCCGCCTCGCCCGCGCACGTCGAGATGCTTGCGCGCGCCTATGTCAGGGGGCGAGCGTCGATCTCGGCATAGGTTTGAGGAGGAGTGTCGAGCCGGAAAGGCTGCAGCCTGCCTCCAGGTTGGCCAGGGCGCTTGCCGACCACGAAGGTAAAGGCTTTCGGCTCTGCCGCCGCTGCCGATGCCTTGAGCCGGACCAGCGGGATATAGATGGGGACATTGCCCTGCTGGATCGGTCGCACGTTTCTCAGTTCGAGCCGCAAGTCGCCTGTGAAGCTCTTGCGCTGTCCCGGGCCGAGATGATCGATGACATGTACCTGTGGCAGCGCCGTCAGAGTGTCTGCCATCTGCTCGGCAATCGGGGCGCGCCCGTGGGCGCTGGTAAGGTCGCCGTCGAGCGAGATGTTGCGGATCGAAGTGGCGGCGCGGTTGGTCAGCGTGATCCGGTAGCTAAGCGTCGATGCCATCACAGAGCGACTGATGCGCACGGCTTCGATTTCGACCTTGAGATAGCGCAGCGGATCGCCTTGCGCTTCGCTGTCTATTCCAGCCAGCCGAGGACGCTCAATCTCCGGCGCAGGAGCCGCTGCGCGGCGCCGTCGCCAGAATACCAACGCGACTGCGAGCAAAGCGGCCAGACCTGCCGCAAGCGCCGCGATCCACCACCACTCTGGCAAGGTGAATGGCGGTGATGAATCGGCCTCACTGGCTGCCGTAGTGGCCGTTGTATCGGGCAAGTCCAGCGACGGTGTCGGGTTCCCGTCCGTATCAGGCTGCGGAGGCAAGGGATCGGCGATACTTGGGCCGGAGGGTGCTGTGGCCGCGGGGACCGGCTGCTCGAACGGCTGGTCCGTGCGAACAGGGGCCTGAGAACGGATCGCCGTGCTGCTGCCGGTCGGGCGCGGGCTCGGTGCCGGAGTGGGCGTAGGCGTTGGCTCTGCTGTCGGGCGCGGAGTAAGCGTCGGACTAGCCGTAGGGATTGCGCGCGGGCCGATGGGAACGACGCCGCTATCATCGACCGGACCCTGCGGGCGCGGGGTGGAACTTGGCGCCGGATTGGGTGGCAACTGGAAGTCATTGGCCGACTGGGCAGCTGCAGGGACGGCAGCGGCGAAGGCGAGACCAAGCGCCAGCAAGGGAAGAGAGATCAGATGTTTCATCGAATTCAATTGCGGGAAAGCCTGTCCCATGAGGGGCGGCGCTGAATAGGCTCTGAATCGCTCGTGTCCAACGGCCAGCTTGTGCTTTGCGCAAGATCGCGGCAGATGCGCGGCATGAGCGACACACCTCAACCCCAATTCCTCGGTAAGCAGACGGGCCTGCCGGCTTCTCCCGAAGCGGCGGTACTCGACTATGTGCCCAACCCGCGCAAAGGCGCGTTGTACCTGGTGCGCTTTGCCGCGCCGGAATTCACCTCACTGTGCCCGGTAACCGGTGCACCCGATTTCGCACATCTGGTGATCGACTATGCGCCGGGCGACACCATTGTCGAATCCAAGAGCCTCAAGCTGTTCCTCGGCAGCTTCCGTAACCACAATGGTTTCCACGAAGACGTGACAGTCGGTATTGGCCAGCGGCTGGCAAGGGAAATGCAGCCGAAGTGGCTGCGCATTGGCGGCTACTGGTATCCTCGCGGCGGCATTCCCATCGACGTGTTCTGGCAAACCGGGCCGGCACCGGAGGGGCTTTGGGTCCCGGAGCAGGGCGTGCAGGGCTATCGCGGGCGCGGTTAAGCGCGTTTCAGCTCGAAAATTGCGACGCTCTCGGCCTTCTGTACCGGCGTCGGCAACCCCGCATTGGCCAGCCAGCTGCCGCTGAACCGCACTGGCCCTTCCTTCATCTGGTGAAAGATCGCTGCGCGCGGGAAGCTGTGGGCAGGCTCTTCGGCCAGTTCCAGGAGTCGCACGTCCCATTCAGCTGAATCCGCTGCGAACGGCAGCAATACAGGTTGGGGCCGCAGGTCTTGCGCGGGATTTGTGCGGATACAGTAAAGCAGCATGTGACTTGCCGTCCCTGACGCTTGCCAAAGCAGGTCGTCGGCTCCCTCGCCCAGCAAGCAGGCTGTGCCATGCAGCAAGTGCCGCCATCGCTTGTAGAAGCCAATCCAGCGTGCCAGCTCTGCGCGTTCATTCTCATCGAGCGTGCCGGGATCGAGTTCGACCCCCATGTGACCCATGGTGGCGATCGCACAGCGATAGGGCAGCGCGTGGCGGCGACCGGTAACATGCGCCGGGCTGCCCCCGACATGGGTCCCCATCATTTCAGGCGGCAGGAAGGCGAGGAACTCGCGCTGCATCTGGACGCGCGCGACTGCATCGATATTGTCGCTGGTCCAGAACCGATGGACATGGGGCACCATGCCTGCATCGCTGCGTCCGCCCCCGGCCGAGCAGCCTTCGATCTCGACATCGGGGTGTGCTGCGCGGACCCGGGCTAGCAATTCGTACGTCCCGCGTACCTGCGCTGCCCCGCCCAACGGGGCATGGGCTCGGTTGTGATCCCATTTCAGGTAACTGACCGGAGCACTCTTCAGGACCGCGTCGAGCTTGCCGAACAGGTAGTCGCGCACATCCTCGCGCCGCAGGTCCAGCACCAGCTGGTTACGAGCGGTCGGCTGGTCGCGGCCTTCAAGCGAGAGGGCCCAATCGGGATGTTCGCGGTAGAGGTCGCTGTCGGGGTTGACCATCTCCGGCTCAACCCACAGGCCGAACTGCTGACCCATGGCCTCGACGTCCTGCGCCAGCGGGGCAAGGCCGTGGGGATAGGTTTCAGGGTCCGGGTCCCAATCCCCGAGCCCAGCCATATCGTTACGGCGCCCCTTGAACCAGCCATCGTCCAGGACGAAGCGCTCGATTCCGATGTCGCTGCCCGATCGTGCCAGTTGGCCGATCCGCTCTGCATCATGGCGGAAATAGACCGCCTCCCAGCTGTTGAGATGGACGGGGCGCGGGCTCATTTCGCCTCTCGGCCAGTCGATCATGCCACGGATGGCAGCGTGATGTTGGGCCGTCGCTCCGTTTCGCCCGTGCACGGAGATTGCGAGCAGGGCAGGAGGGGCAGCATAGGTTTCGCCCGGCTCCAAAACGACTTCACCGGGTGCGAGCGAGGCATTGGCGGACAGTGTCCAGTAGCCTTCGTCGTGTCGCTCGATCGCGAATGTACTGTTGCCGGACCATTGCAGTTGCACCGCCACCGCAATGCCTTGGTGCCAGCCCGTACCATTTCCCAGCACGAACAGTCCCGGTGGCCCGCCATGGCCGGGCAGTCCTTGCCGTGCGACTTTCTCCCAGCGCTGTTGTGGCAAGGCTTCGATGCATTCGTGCAGCTCGGCATTGTGCCGCCCGCGCCACGAGAGGATTTTCTGGCTTGGTGCTGCCAGGGGAAGCTGGAGGCTGGCAAGCGCAGCGACTGAAACGGCGGCCTTGCCGTCGTTGGTGATCGCGGTTGCAAACCGAAAGGCACCGCCTTCGAGCCGGGTTATTTCCAGGCGAATTGTCAGGCCAGCGACACTGTCTGCAACCGTGCAGGCCAAATGCCCGTCATCCTGCTCGACCCTTGTCTCATCCGCCGCGAAAAGCAGCGACTCGCCCGACGGCGTCCGCAATTCGACAAGAGCAGGCCCGAACCAGCCGAGGCCGGAAGGCGGGACCAGAGCCTGGCCAATATCCTGGTTGAGCGAGAATGGTGCCGGCCCGCGTGTCTCTGCGCTCGGAACAAGCTGTTCGGCATCGACCCGCGCGCCGCAATGCCGCCAAAGGAGCCCTCGCGCCAAGTCGTGCTCCAGCACCAGGCTAGCTTCGTCGCTGTGCAGGGCGTGGACAGTGCTCATCGCTGCCTCAATCCCGCACCTTGGCAGCCAGCGCAAGAGCTGGCCTCGCATCAGGTCGGAAATTAGGCTAAACCATTGGCACGAGGGGGAAAGCCATGGGTCACATTGCGGGGCTGCCCAATGCGTAAATGGGTCATAGCGGCAGTCGCCCTGCTGGTGTTGGTCGGCATAGGTGCGGTGACAGTTTGGTACCTGCTGGAAACCCGCGTCCGCATCGAAAGCTATGACAAGCCGCAACGGGTGGAAAGTGCCCCCGGAATCGATGACGGCGAGACGGTCCTGGTTACGACTATCGGCGTTCCGCTGGAGACCCTGCGGCGGGCTTTGGAAACCGATGTCCCCCGCCGATTGTGGGCGGTCGACCGCCAGATGGATACCTGCGTCCCGCAGAAGAACATCAAGGTCCTGGGCCAGAAACTGGGCAAGACACCCAAGGTCAAATGCCGGGTGACAGGGCAGGTCGATCGCGGGAGGATTTCCCTGGTTGGCAAGGGCAACCGGTTGGTCGCGCGCATTCCCGTCAATGCAACCGTTACTGCCCGCGACATTGGCGGGGTTATCAAGCAGGAGACCGCTACCGGTTCAGCGGTGATGGAACTTAGCGTGCGACTGTCGGTCGGACGCGACTGGCGGGCGCAATCGGATCTCGATCTCGACTATCGCTGGACCAATGAACCCGGCATCGACATCCTCGGCCAGCGGGTGACCTTTACCAAACCCGCCGACCGCGAGTTGCAGCAGGTCATGCGCGGCGTCGAAAGAGCCCTCAATCGCGAGATCGGGCGGATCGCGATCAAGCCGCGCGTCGAACAGCTATGGACCCAAGGGTTCGCCACGCTTTCGCTCAGCAGGGAGAACCCACCGGTCTGGCTCACCATCGCCCCGCAGGAGGCAGGCGTTGGTTCTTTTCGCGTTCGCGGCAAGGAGCTGGTGACCGACGTGTTCGTGATGGCGCACACGCGGGTCTATGTAGGGGCCCGTCCCGCCGACCCGGAACGCCGGAAGCTGCCGCGCAATTCGGGGGTCGAACAGGGCGGCGGGTTTGCAGCGACCGTGCCGGTTATGGCCGACTATGCGCAGCTGGAGCCGGTGATCCTGCGGGCGCTGGGCAATCTGGCGGAAAAAGGGATCGAGAGAGAGGATCTGGGGCGGGTCGAGATCGATTTCGAATCGGTCGAAGTTTTCGCCACCGGGGGTGGTCGCATCGCCGTGGGCATACAGGCCGAGGCTGAACCCGTCGGCAAGCGCACCGGGCGAAGCTGGGGTCGTTCCAAGGGCGAGGTTTGGTTGACCGGGAAGCCCGTCACAGTGGCCGGTAGCGAGCTTGTCAGGATCGAGGATCTGCGCATTTTCGGCGACATGGACCTGATGACGGGCGACGCGCTCGTACGGATCATCCAGATGGAGGAGATCCGCAGTGCGATCGAGGCAGCGCTGGTTGAGGACTTCCAAGCCGACTATGCTCGGATCGTCGAGCAAGTGCGGGCAGGGTTGGCCGATGTCGATGCAGGGGACATGCGGCTTTCGTTCACGCTCGACAGCATCGAGCATGGCAAGATCGGGGTCTATGGCAGCGGGCTTTACATGCCGGTGCAGGCGCAGGGTTCGGTTACTGCGGATGTGCGGGTGAGGTAAGAACCTGAGCGTGCTTCCTCCCGCCCTTGCGGTTGGGAGTTTTCCGGCCGCGAATATCCCCCGGACATTCGCGCGTCACGGAAAACTGGTGCCGGCTAGAGGAATCGAACCCCTGACCTGATGATTACAAATCAACTGCTCTACCAACTGAGCTAAGCCGGCTTCATCTTCTGGCCCTACCGCTTCGCTACATGAGGGCGGAGGAAGAAGCGCTCCACCGCATGCGGTATACCAGCATTCGCGGCGAGACGCGGTCCCCTAGGGCAAAGTTCTGGCGCTCTCAAGTGCCAAGATATCGAAGCTGCAAGGCACCCGCCAATCCCTGTCGGCCCTTTGTCGAAGACGGGACCCGACAGTCTTGCGTCAGCTAGTGCGATAGCCGATGATGCACAGTACCAGAGGGACGAAGAAACGTGGACGACGCACACAAACAGATGATGTTCGAAGCCAACCGCAAGTCGGTCGGCGTAGCTTACCTGCTATGGCTGGTACTGGGATTTGTGGGCGTGCACCGTTTCTATGCCGGCGCGACCAAGTCAGGTGTCGCCCAGCTGGTGCTGGCCCTGTCAATCATTGGCTGGCTAGTGCTGATCCCATGGCTGCTGATCGACCTTGCGCTGATTCCCGGCCTCGTGCGCGACCAGAACATGAAGACCATTACCATGCTCGGATACAGCCCCCAGCAGGCCGCGCCGCAGGTTGAAGGCAGGCCACGTCCGAAGACACAGGCCGATCGCAAGCGCGATGCCATGGTCGAGGAATTGCGCAGCATCGGCCACCGCAAGTCACATCGGTAACAGCTTCTCTTGCCGTGGACCTTCTGCCGGGTCTGCGATAAGACACTGGCATGAAACGTTTAATGGCAAACGCAGCGATCGCGGCGTCACTACTTGCATCCACTGCCCATGCGCCAAGTCTAGCTGGCGAAGGTGAACCAGATAGCCCTAGGCTGTTCCCTGTCATGGTGGACGGCAAGTGGGGAGCGGTCGATGCCAAAGG encodes:
- the queF gene encoding preQ(1) synthase, which codes for MSDTPQPQFLGKQTGLPASPEAAVLDYVPNPRKGALYLVRFAAPEFTSLCPVTGAPDFAHLVIDYAPGDTIVESKSLKLFLGSFRNHNGFHEDVTVGIGQRLAREMQPKWLRIGGYWYPRGGIPIDVFWQTGPAPEGLWVPEQGVQGYRGRG
- a CDS encoding alpha-galactosidase, encoding MSTVHALHSDEASLVLEHDLARGLLWRHCGARVDAEQLVPSAETRGPAPFSLNQDIGQALVPPSGLGWFGPALVELRTPSGESLLFAADETRVEQDDGHLACTVADSVAGLTIRLEITRLEGGAFRFATAITNDGKAAVSVAALASLQLPLAAPSQKILSWRGRHNAELHECIEALPQQRWEKVARQGLPGHGGPPGLFVLGNGTGWHQGIAVAVQLQWSGNSTFAIERHDEGYWTLSANASLAPGEVVLEPGETYAAPPALLAISVHGRNGATAQHHAAIRGMIDWPRGEMSPRPVHLNSWEAVYFRHDAERIGQLARSGSDIGIERFVLDDGWFKGRRNDMAGLGDWDPDPETYPHGLAPLAQDVEAMGQQFGLWVEPEMVNPDSDLYREHPDWALSLEGRDQPTARNQLVLDLRREDVRDYLFGKLDAVLKSAPVSYLKWDHNRAHAPLGGAAQVRGTYELLARVRAAHPDVEIEGCSAGGGRSDAGMVPHVHRFWTSDNIDAVARVQMQREFLAFLPPEMMGTHVGGSPAHVTGRRHALPYRCAIATMGHMGVELDPGTLDENERAELARWIGFYKRWRHLLHGTACLLGEGADDLLWQASGTASHMLLYCIRTNPAQDLRPQPVLLPFAADSAEWDVRLLELAEEPAHSFPRAAIFHQMKEGPVRFSGSWLANAGLPTPVQKAESVAIFELKRA
- a CDS encoding DUF4403 family protein → MRKWVIAAVALLVLVGIGAVTVWYLLETRVRIESYDKPQRVESAPGIDDGETVLVTTIGVPLETLRRALETDVPRRLWAVDRQMDTCVPQKNIKVLGQKLGKTPKVKCRVTGQVDRGRISLVGKGNRLVARIPVNATVTARDIGGVIKQETATGSAVMELSVRLSVGRDWRAQSDLDLDYRWTNEPGIDILGQRVTFTKPADRELQQVMRGVERALNREIGRIAIKPRVEQLWTQGFATLSLSRENPPVWLTIAPQEAGVGSFRVRGKELVTDVFVMAHTRVYVGARPADPERRKLPRNSGVEQGGGFAATVPVMADYAQLEPVILRALGNLAEKGIEREDLGRVEIDFESVEVFATGGGRIAVGIQAEAEPVGKRTGRSWGRSKGEVWLTGKPVTVAGSELVRIEDLRIFGDMDLMTGDALVRIIQMEEIRSAIEAALVEDFQADYARIVEQVRAGLADVDAGDMRLSFTLDSIEHGKIGVYGSGLYMPVQAQGSVTADVRVR
- a CDS encoding TM2 domain-containing protein, encoding MDDAHKQMMFEANRKSVGVAYLLWLVLGFVGVHRFYAGATKSGVAQLVLALSIIGWLVLIPWLLIDLALIPGLVRDQNMKTITMLGYSPQQAAPQVEGRPRPKTQADRKRDAMVEELRSIGHRKSHR